The following coding sequences are from one Gossypium hirsutum isolate 1008001.06 chromosome A12, Gossypium_hirsutum_v2.1, whole genome shotgun sequence window:
- the LOC107951300 gene encoding LOW QUALITY PROTEIN: stachyose synthase-like (The sequence of the model RefSeq protein was modified relative to this genomic sequence to represent the inferred CDS: inserted 2 bases in 1 codon): MAPPNNPVNSILNRLRSSSLDQCFDLCKGKFSVKGCPLLHDVPSNVSFRPFSLVCNETESDAPFPLVQRVKALSHKGGFLGFNTDEPSDSVLNSLGRFADRNFLSIFRFKTWWSTQWVGTSGSDLQMETQWVVLDVPEIKSYVIIIPIIEGGFRSALRPGNDGHVMIFAESGSSHVKSCCFSSIAYVHVSENPFNLMKEAFSAIRVHLNTFKVLEEKSLPSMVDKFGWCTWDAFYLTVEPAGVWQGVKEFADAGVSLRFVIIDDGWQSINNDGDDPNEDAKNLVLGGEQMTARLHRFEECDKFRKYKGGSFLGSNALSFNPQKPRMLITKAIEIEHAVKARDKALQSGATDVSEFETKIKKLKQELDVMFEGEGSGLPNGNCESFDCKGDDFGLKAFTRDLRTEFKGLDDIWVWHALCGAWGGVRPGATHLDCKVVPCNVSPGLEGTMPDLAVDKIVEGGIGLVHPSQADDFFDSMHSHLSESGVTGVKVDVIHTLEYVSEEXGGRVNLAKAYYNGLSSSLSKNFKGTGIISSMQQCNDFFFLGTKQISMGRVGDDFWFQDPNGDPNGVFWLQGVHMIHCAYNSLWMGQIIQPDWDMFQSDHVCAKYHAGSRAICGGPVYLSDSLGCHNFDLIKKLVYPDGTIPKCQRFALPTRDCLFVNPLIDNKSLLKLWNFNKYGGVIGAFNCQGAGWDGKVRRIIGYPQCYKPVTGSVHITDIEWDQCMEAAAMGEAEEYVVYLDQAESLLLLTPKSNPIQVTIQSSSFEIFSFVPVKNLGPIAKFAPIGVTDMFNSGGTIQELDYNETGAAAARLKIKGSGNFLAYSNVAPKTCYLNGTEVAPEWSADGKLKLDLPWTEEANGISDVVFVF, translated from the exons ATGGCACCTCCAAACAACCCTGTTAATTCTATTCTGAATCGTCTTCGTTCTAGTAGTTTGGATCAGTGTTTTGATTTATGTAAGGGAAAGTTCAGTGTCAAAGGTTGTCCTTTATTACATGATGTTCCTAGCAATGTTAGTTTCAGACCATTTTCGTTGGTTTGTAATGAAACAGAGTCTGATGCACCGTTTCCTTTGGTTCAACGAGTCAAGGCTTTGTCTCACAAAGGTGGGTTCTTAGGGTTCAATACTGATGAGCCATCTGATAGTGTGCTGAACTCATTGGGTAGGTTTGCTGATAGGAACTTTTTGAGTATCTTTAGGTTCAAAACCTGGTGGTCTACACAATGGGTTGGAACTTCAGGGTCTGATTTGCAAATGGAAACTCAATGGGTAGTTTTAGATGTGCCTGAAATTAAGTCCTATGTAATAATTATACCCATCATTGAAGGTGGTTTCAGGTCTGCTCTTAGACCTGGTAATGATGGACATGTCATGATCTTTGCTGAGAGTGGGTCTAGTCATGTTAAGTCATGTTGTTTTAGTTCAATAGCTTATGTTCATGTGTCTGAAAACCCTTTCAACTTGATGAAAGAAGCATTTAGTGCCATTAGGGTTCATCTTAATACCTTTAAGGTCTTGGAAGAGAAGAGCCTTCCTAGTATGGTTGACAAATTTGGTTGGTGCACTTGGGATGCTTTTTACTTAACCGTTGAACCGGCTGGTGTATGGCAGGGTGTTAAAGAGTTTGCCGATGCAGGGGTGTCGCTGAGGTTTGTCATCATTGATGATGGGTGGCAAAGCATTAATAATGATGGTGATGACCCTAATGAGGATGCTAAAAACCTTGTCCTTGGTGGGGAACAAATGACTGCTAGGCTTCATAGGTTTGAAGAGTGTGACAAGTTTAGAAAATACAAGGGTGGTTCCTTCTTGGGTTCTAATGCCTTGTCATTCAATCCACAAAAGCCTAGGATGCTGATCACTAAGGCCATTGAAATCGAACATGCGGTCAAGGCTCGTGACAAGGCACTTCAATCCGGTGCTACTGATGTTTCCGAGTTTGAAACCAAGATCAAGAAGCTGAAACAAGAATTGGATGTTATGTTTGAAGGAGAAGGAAGTGGGCTCCCAAATGGAAACTGTGAAAGCTTTGACTGCAAGGGTGATGACTTCGGCTTGAAGGCATTTACAAGGGATTTGAGAACCGAGTTCAAAGGTTTAGACGACATTTGGGTGTGGCATGCTCTTTGTGGTGCTTGGGGTGGTGTTAGACCAGGAGCAACTCACCTCGACTGTAAGGTGGTTCCTTGTAATGTCTCTCCAGGACTTGAGGGGACCATGCCGGATTTGGCCGTGGATAAAATTGTTGAAGGTGGGATTGGACTGGTTCATCCAAGTCAAGCTGATGATTTCTTTGATTCCATGCATTCTCATCTTTCTGAATCCGGTGTTACTGGAGTAAAAGTCGATGTCATCCAC ACTCTCGAATATGTATCCGAAGA CGGAGGCAGGGTTAACCTTGCCAAGGCTTACTACAATGGTTTATCGAGTTCATTGTCAAAGAACTTCAAAGGGACTGGAATCATCTCCAGCATGCAACAATGCAATGATTTTTTCTTCCTTGGGACAAAACAGATATCCATGGGCAGAGTTG GTGATGATTTCTGGTTTCAAGACCCGAATGGGGATCCGAATGGAGTTTTCTGGTTGCAAGGTGTTCACATGATCCACTGTGCTTATAATAGCTTGTGGATGGGTCAGATCATACAACCTGATTGGGACATGTTCCAATCCGACCATGTTTGTGCCAAATATCATGCTGGATCCAGGGCAATATGCGGTGGACCAGTTTATCTGAGCGACTCCCTTGGCTGCCATAATTTTGACCTTATTAAGAAGCTGGTTTACCCTGATGGCACCATCCCGAAGTGCCAGCGCTTTGCCCTTCCGACCCGAGATTGTCTTTTTGTAAACCCTTTAATCGATAATAAGTCCCTTCTCAAGCTATGGAATTTCAATAAG TATGGAGGTGTTATTGGAGCTTTCAACTGCCAAGGTGCCGGTTGGGACGGTAAGGTTCGGAGGATCATCGGCTATCCACAGTGCTACAAGCCTGTCACCGGTTCAGTGCACATCACCGATATCGAATGGGACCAATGCATGGAAGCTGCTGCAATGGGTGAGGCTGAAGAGTATGTTGTCTACCTAGACCAAGCTGAAAGCCTACTCCTGTTGACACCGAAATCCAATCCGATCCAGGTCACCATCCAATCATCTTCATTCGAGATTTTCAGCTTCGTGCCCGTGAAAAACCTTGGTCCTATTGCCAAATTTGCCCCTATCGGTGTAACCGACATGTTCAATTCCGGAGGGACAATACAAGAATTGGACTACAACGAGACCGGAGCAGCAGCTGCAAGGCTCAAAATCAAAGGTAGTGGGAACTTCCTAGCCTATTCTAATGTTGCTCCAAAGACCTGTTACTTGAACGGTACCGAGGTGGCTCCCGAGTGGTCTGCCGATGGCAAATTAAAGCTCGATCTCCCTTGGACCGAGGAAGCCAATGGAATTTCTGATGTGGTCTTTGTCTTTTAA